A single genomic interval of Flavihumibacter rivuli harbors:
- a CDS encoding vanadium-dependent haloperoxidase has protein sequence MRLLVLVMVSLLLPAVMNAQSGKGKPSLAYTSTLKKVTDVMVNDVTSPVAASRYYAYINLAAYEAASLYRPTVYPSFHQQLNKYNSLAVPDSLLKETDSSLVVLLTILKTGQRLLPSGYMMKAVIDSLTSAYLQQPDAQRKYVRSADIAYMVTTHVAAYAKADGFTRLNNLPRYTPKEGDGFWKPTPPGFIWPIEPHWRTLRPFTLDSAAQYKTRPPAPYDTVASSSFYQQLKEVYDYGKKATAEQKEIAMYWDCNPFAIQQIGHVEFGLKKISPGGHWIGITGIACRMQQLSMGQTAYVHALVSFALADAFIACWDEKYRSDRVRPETVIHQLMDQMWMPLLQTPPFPEYVSGHSVASTAAAEVLTKLFGDRFAFTDNTEVEFGLKERAFPSFRAAAAEAAISRLYGGIHYRDAITEGEWLGKKVGEHLISRLSAYFLTLSKK, from the coding sequence ATGAGATTGCTTGTTTTGGTTATGGTTTCGCTGTTGTTGCCGGCTGTGATGAATGCACAGTCCGGGAAGGGGAAGCCTTCATTGGCCTATACCTCTACCCTGAAGAAAGTGACGGATGTGATGGTAAACGACGTTACATCTCCTGTTGCAGCGAGCCGGTATTATGCCTATATCAACCTGGCAGCCTATGAGGCCGCTTCCTTATACAGGCCCACAGTGTATCCATCCTTTCACCAGCAGCTCAATAAGTACAACAGTTTAGCCGTTCCGGATAGCCTCCTGAAAGAAACTGATTCCAGCCTGGTGGTCCTGCTGACCATCCTTAAAACCGGACAGCGGTTATTGCCTTCCGGTTATATGATGAAAGCAGTCATTGACTCATTGACCAGTGCGTACCTGCAACAACCGGATGCCCAAAGGAAATATGTCCGTTCGGCTGATATTGCCTATATGGTCACCACACATGTGGCTGCTTATGCAAAGGCGGATGGGTTTACCCGACTCAATAACCTGCCCAGGTATACCCCAAAGGAGGGGGATGGATTCTGGAAGCCAACGCCTCCTGGATTCATTTGGCCTATTGAGCCCCATTGGCGCACCTTGCGTCCCTTTACCCTGGATTCTGCGGCACAATACAAAACCAGGCCACCTGCTCCTTATGATACTGTTGCGAGTTCATCCTTCTACCAGCAATTAAAGGAGGTGTATGATTACGGGAAGAAAGCCACAGCAGAACAAAAGGAGATCGCCATGTATTGGGACTGCAATCCATTTGCTATCCAGCAGATCGGTCATGTGGAATTTGGTTTGAAGAAGATATCACCCGGTGGGCATTGGATCGGTATTACCGGCATTGCCTGCCGCATGCAACAATTGTCCATGGGACAGACCGCCTATGTTCATGCATTAGTGAGTTTTGCCCTGGCAGATGCCTTCATAGCCTGTTGGGATGAAAAATACAGGAGTGATCGGGTGCGACCGGAGACAGTGATTCACCAGCTGATGGACCAGATGTGGATGCCATTGTTGCAAACGCCACCATTCCCTGAATATGTATCAGGACATAGTGTGGCATCAACTGCAGCAGCAGAAGTGCTCACGAAATTATTTGGTGACAGGTTTGCCTTTACAGACAATACTGAAGTGGAATTCGGACTGAAAGAGAGGGCATTCCCTTCCTTCAGGGCGGCAGCTGCCGAAGCGGCCATATCCAGGCTATACGGCGGTATTCATTACAGGGATGCTATAACCGAAGGGGAGTGGCTCGGCAAGAAGGTCGGGGAACACCTTATCAGTCGATTGTCTGCATATTTTTTAACCCTTAGCAAGAAATAA
- a CDS encoding GH92 family glycosyl hydrolase has protein sequence MVSWLRASFSVLVLGLVTSCGDHQKEVDAPDLTSYVDPFIGTAAHGHVFLGANLPFGLVQLGPSNIFEGWDWCSGYNYSSNTIVGFSHMHLSGTGIGDLNDILVMPTTGKLYLNEGTKDNLEEGYLSTFSHDKEECQPGYYKVFLEKYKITAELTATERGGYHRYNYAQDDTSNVLLNLDYGVGWDKTVKAGVKKLNDSTIAGYRYSTGWATDQRIYFTAVFSQPILSAGIYKGDTLQAGEQLDGEKLKAVLKFAVKKDRPLEMKIALSPVSEANAAINLKEEMGGRSFDLVKAAAKSKWNEALSRISFNADGQTKKVFYTAMYHSMFAPSVFNDVNGDYLGTDKKVYAKAGFTNYTTFSLWDTYRALHPLYTITQPERVNDMVKTFLAIYQQQGRLPVWHLMGNETNTMNGNHSIPVMVDAYLKGFRDYDTVLAYEAIRKTAMQQRDGMNYIQQLKYIPADSLFESVANALEYAIDDWCVAQMARAMGKEDDYAYFTKRAELYKQYFDSNRQFMRGKLANGQWREPFDPFSSSHRKDDYVEGNAWQYTWLVPHDPHGLIGLFGGDKAFTNKLDSLFVVSGHMGKDASPDISGLIGQYAQGNEPNHHIPYLYAFAGEQWKTASLVRQIADTFYTAKPDGICGNEDLGQMSAWYIFSSMGFYPVNPANGTYVLGSPLMDKATIRLGGNKSFTIIAKNNSKGNKYIQKVEYNGKEYSKTYITHDMIRSGGELTLYMGPAPNKQWGVRKEDRPG, from the coding sequence ATGGTTAGTTGGCTCAGAGCAAGTTTTTCTGTATTGGTTCTTGGACTGGTTACGTCCTGTGGTGATCATCAAAAAGAAGTTGATGCACCTGACCTGACCAGTTATGTGGATCCCTTTATCGGGACGGCCGCACATGGCCATGTTTTCCTTGGGGCCAATCTGCCCTTCGGCCTGGTGCAATTGGGGCCTTCCAATATTTTTGAAGGATGGGACTGGTGCAGTGGCTACAATTACAGCAGCAACACCATAGTTGGATTTTCGCATATGCATCTCAGTGGTACAGGGATCGGTGACCTGAATGATATCCTGGTGATGCCAACAACCGGGAAACTTTACCTCAATGAAGGGACAAAGGATAATTTGGAAGAAGGTTACCTGTCTACCTTTAGCCATGATAAGGAGGAATGCCAGCCAGGTTACTATAAGGTGTTCCTGGAAAAGTACAAGATCACGGCAGAGCTGACTGCCACCGAGCGGGGTGGTTACCACAGGTACAACTATGCCCAGGACGATACATCCAATGTTTTATTGAATCTTGATTATGGTGTGGGTTGGGACAAGACGGTGAAGGCCGGTGTGAAAAAGTTGAATGACTCTACTATTGCCGGTTATCGATATTCCACCGGTTGGGCTACTGACCAGCGCATCTATTTTACAGCAGTATTCTCCCAGCCCATCCTTTCAGCCGGTATTTATAAGGGTGATACCCTCCAGGCCGGGGAGCAATTGGACGGTGAAAAGTTAAAGGCTGTCCTGAAGTTCGCAGTGAAGAAGGATCGTCCCCTGGAAATGAAGATCGCCTTGTCGCCGGTAAGTGAGGCCAATGCGGCCATTAACCTGAAAGAGGAGATGGGCGGTCGCAGTTTTGACCTAGTTAAAGCTGCTGCAAAGTCCAAATGGAATGAAGCCTTGTCGAGGATCAGCTTCAACGCAGATGGGCAGACGAAGAAGGTCTTCTATACGGCCATGTACCATAGCATGTTCGCTCCCTCCGTTTTCAATGATGTAAATGGTGATTACCTCGGTACAGATAAAAAGGTATATGCCAAAGCCGGATTTACCAATTACACGACCTTTTCGCTTTGGGATACCTACAGGGCCCTGCATCCATTGTATACCATTACGCAGCCGGAGCGGGTGAATGATATGGTGAAGACCTTCCTGGCCATTTACCAGCAACAGGGCAGGTTGCCGGTTTGGCACCTGATGGGTAATGAGACCAATACCATGAACGGGAATCATTCCATCCCGGTGATGGTAGATGCCTATCTCAAGGGATTCCGGGATTACGATACTGTTTTGGCTTATGAGGCAATAAGGAAAACAGCCATGCAGCAACGTGATGGCATGAACTATATCCAGCAGTTGAAGTATATCCCGGCAGACAGCCTTTTTGAATCCGTAGCGAATGCATTGGAATATGCGATAGACGATTGGTGTGTGGCACAAATGGCCAGGGCCATGGGCAAGGAGGATGACTATGCCTACTTCACTAAAAGGGCTGAATTATACAAGCAATACTTTGATTCAAACAGGCAATTCATGAGGGGAAAGTTGGCGAATGGACAATGGCGCGAACCTTTCGATCCTTTTTCCTCTTCCCATCGTAAGGATGATTATGTGGAAGGCAATGCCTGGCAATACACCTGGCTGGTTCCCCATGATCCCCATGGCCTGATCGGGTTGTTCGGCGGGGATAAGGCTTTCACGAATAAACTGGACTCCCTATTTGTAGTGAGCGGTCATATGGGTAAGGATGCATCGCCCGATATCAGTGGCTTGATCGGCCAATATGCCCAAGGTAATGAGCCCAACCACCATATTCCCTATCTCTATGCCTTTGCCGGCGAACAATGGAAGACCGCTTCCCTGGTTCGGCAGATCGCGGATACCTTCTATACTGCAAAACCCGACGGGATTTGTGGTAACGAAGACCTTGGGCAGATGTCGGCCTGGTACATCTTCTCTTCCATGGGCTTTTACCCGGTTAATCCTGCCAATGGGACCTATGTATTGGGAAGCCCGTTGATGGACAAGGCTACCATCAGGCTGGGAGGCAACAAAAGTTTCACCATAATAGCTAAGAACAATAGTA